One window of the Desulforamulus hydrothermalis Lam5 = DSM 18033 genome contains the following:
- the alr gene encoding alanine racemase, which produces MNEPIWAEINLQAIGHNIREVRKLVGPHREIMAVVKANAYGHGAVPVAKAALAAGATRLAVARLSEALELRRAGLDAPILIFGYVCPDRLADALTNNLTLTVYRLDLAEQAARAAAAAGCSVAVHLKVDTGMGRLGFPADAEGAAAIEKVCRLPGLKVEGIYTHFAAADETDKSYTSWQLERFLTLLKDLARQGISFPLRHCANSAAVIDCPAAYLDMVRPGIMMYGLYPSEQVNKAAVNLQPAMTLKARVAHVKRVAPGTKISYGCTYTVTAPTVVASLPLGYADGYPRLLSSRGQVSIRGRRAPVVGRVCMDQCMVDVGHIPGVQVNDPVIIFGQDGENQLPVEEVAAWLGTINYEVVCQVGGRVPRVYTGLPGE; this is translated from the coding sequence ATGAATGAACCAATTTGGGCAGAAATAAATCTGCAGGCCATTGGCCATAACATCCGGGAAGTCAGAAAACTGGTGGGGCCGCACCGGGAGATTATGGCGGTGGTTAAGGCCAATGCCTACGGTCACGGCGCCGTGCCGGTGGCCAAAGCGGCCCTGGCCGCCGGGGCCACGCGGTTGGCGGTGGCTCGTTTGTCGGAAGCCCTGGAGCTGCGCCGGGCCGGCCTTGATGCACCGATATTAATTTTTGGTTATGTTTGCCCGGACCGGTTGGCGGATGCCTTAACCAATAATCTTACCTTAACCGTTTACCGGCTGGATCTGGCCGAACAAGCAGCCAGGGCAGCGGCAGCTGCCGGTTGTTCGGTTGCCGTGCACCTGAAGGTGGATACCGGTATGGGGCGGCTGGGTTTTCCGGCGGATGCCGAGGGAGCAGCGGCCATAGAAAAAGTCTGCCGGCTGCCGGGGCTTAAGGTGGAAGGTATTTATACCCACTTTGCTGCGGCGGACGAAACTGATAAAAGCTATACAAGTTGGCAACTGGAGCGTTTTTTGACCCTGTTAAAGGATCTGGCCCGCCAGGGCATTTCTTTCCCGCTGCGGCATTGCGCCAACAGTGCCGCTGTTATTGATTGCCCGGCAGCTTACCTGGACATGGTGCGTCCCGGTATTATGATGTACGGTTTATATCCGTCTGAACAGGTAAATAAAGCGGCAGTCAATTTGCAGCCGGCCATGACCTTAAAAGCCAGGGTGGCCCATGTTAAAAGGGTGGCGCCGGGTACCAAGATCAGCTACGGTTGCACTTATACGGTAACGGCACCCACTGTAGTTGCTTCCCTGCCCCTCGGATATGCGGACGGTTACCCCCGCCTGCTTTCCTCCCGGGGCCAAGTGTCGATAAGGGGACGACGGGCACCTGTGGTGGGCCGGGTCTGTATGGATCAGTGCATGGTAGATGTGGGGCATATCCCGGGGGTACAGGTTAACGATCCGGTAATTATTTTCGGGCAGGACGGGGAAAACCAATTGCCGGTAGAAGAAGTGGCTGCCTGGCTGGGTACTATAAACTATGAGGTTGTCTGCCAGGTAGGCGGCAGGGTACCGCGGGTTTATACAGGACTGCCGGGAGAGTGA
- a CDS encoding MDR family MFS transporter: MQTDAQRRLLMAGLLLGMFFASLDQTVVGTAMPRIIGELGGLDILAWVTTAYMLSSTTVVPIAGKLADLYGRRILYVAGIFLFMAGSALCGTSRNMTELIIYRGLQGLGGGIMMPMAMTIVGDIFPPEKRGRWQGVMGAVFGLSSVIGPTVGGWLVDYASWRWVFYINLPVGIVAAAAIFLGLRGEKPLADKVIIDYWGAGTMVVGVVSLLLGLSLGGKEYPWNSWQIIGLLSLAGIFLLIFVLIEKKAAEPILNLNLFRNRVFAVTNMVGFLLGLGMFGAIMFMPLFLQGVVGVSATRSGNTMIPMMFAMMVTSMLAGQLLSKTSFRTMFVAGTAIMALGFFRLSVMTVHTGELQAIANIIILGTGMGFVMPTLTIAVQQAFPPQQRGVATSATQFFRSIGGTLGMTLLGVVMNHQSVKILARDFLPAAQQMPAVAGGPWREMLAKAQSDPQGLFNTLLNPAALNKMPAAWQQMLLPPLRNALADSLHVVFLVAACVMLLGVLISLLLGKAGLSPAKQTLPSLK, translated from the coding sequence ATGCAAACAGATGCCCAACGCCGGCTTTTAATGGCGGGGTTGCTGCTGGGCATGTTTTTTGCCTCCCTGGATCAAACGGTTGTGGGCACAGCCATGCCCAGAATTATTGGCGAGCTGGGCGGTTTGGATATTTTAGCCTGGGTTACCACCGCCTATATGCTGAGCTCCACCACAGTGGTGCCCATTGCCGGCAAACTGGCTGATTTATACGGGCGCCGCATTTTGTATGTTGCAGGGATTTTTCTTTTTATGGCGGGTTCTGCCTTGTGCGGCACCAGCCGGAACATGACCGAACTGATTATCTATCGTGGTTTGCAGGGGTTGGGCGGCGGCATCATGATGCCTATGGCCATGACTATTGTGGGAGATATATTTCCGCCGGAAAAGCGGGGCAGGTGGCAGGGTGTGATGGGAGCTGTGTTTGGCCTGTCTTCCGTAATCGGCCCGACCGTTGGCGGCTGGCTTGTGGACTATGCCAGCTGGCGCTGGGTATTTTATATTAACCTGCCGGTGGGTATAGTGGCAGCGGCGGCCATTTTTTTAGGGCTGCGGGGCGAAAAACCTTTGGCCGACAAGGTAATCATAGACTATTGGGGAGCCGGCACCATGGTGGTAGGGGTTGTATCCCTGCTGCTGGGTTTAAGTTTAGGGGGAAAGGAGTACCCCTGGAATTCCTGGCAGATTATTGGCCTTTTGAGTTTGGCCGGCATTTTTCTGCTGATCTTTGTGCTGATTGAAAAAAAAGCGGCCGAACCCATTTTGAATTTAAACTTATTCAGAAACCGGGTTTTTGCCGTTACCAACATGGTAGGATTTTTATTAGGCCTGGGTATGTTCGGCGCCATTATGTTTATGCCGCTGTTTTTGCAGGGGGTAGTGGGCGTCAGCGCCACCCGGTCCGGCAATACCATGATTCCCATGATGTTCGCCATGATGGTGACCAGTATGCTGGCAGGGCAGCTGCTGTCGAAAACAAGTTTTCGCACCATGTTTGTGGCGGGTACCGCAATTATGGCCTTGGGTTTTTTCCGCTTAAGTGTGATGACGGTGCATACCGGCGAACTGCAGGCAATTGCCAATATAATTATCCTGGGTACCGGCATGGGTTTTGTCATGCCCACCCTGACCATTGCGGTGCAGCAAGCCTTTCCCCCGCAGCAGCGCGGCGTAGCCACCTCAGCCACCCAGTTTTTCCGCAGCATTGGCGGCACCCTGGGCATGACCCTGCTGGGTGTGGTGATGAATCATCAATCGGTCAAAATACTGGCCAGGGATTTTCTGCCGGCCGCTCAACAAATGCCTGCTGTGGCCGGCGGGCCTTGGCGTGAGATGCTGGCCAAAGCACAGTCTGATCCGCAAGGTCTGTTTAATACCCTTTTGAACCCGGCAGCTCTCAATAAAATGCCGGCAGCCTGGCAGCAAATGCTGCTGCCGCCGCTTAGAAACGCCCTGGCCGATTCGCTGCATGTGGTTTTCCTGGTGGCTGCCTGTGTCATGCTGTTAGGGGTTTTGATCAGCCTGCTGCTGGGCAAGGCCGGGCTGTCGCCTGCTAAACAAACATTGCCTTCTTTAAAATAA
- the ald gene encoding alanine dehydrogenase, with translation MIIGVPKEIKNNENRVAITPAGVHAMVSNGHQVIIEQRAGLGSGISDEDYLAAGAQLVDTAKEVFDRADMIMKVKEPLPPEYDLFKEGQVLFTYLHLAPEPALTRALLQKKVVGIAYETIQLDNGSLPLLTPMSEVAGRMAIQIGARYLEKTYGGAGVLLGGVPGVPAAEVVIVGGGIVGTNAAKMAMGLGASVTILDVNVDRLRYLDDLFGGRIHTVMSNSYNIAEAVKKADLLVGAVLIPGAKAPRLVTEEMVKNMKPGSVIVDVAIDQGGSIETIDRVTTHSEPTYEKYGVIHYSVANMPGAVARTSTFALTNVTLPYALQLANKGWLKAVRENCALAKGVNVVDGRCTFKAVAEALNLEYTPLEKVIGSL, from the coding sequence GTGATTATCGGAGTACCAAAAGAAATTAAAAATAATGAAAACCGTGTGGCCATTACCCCTGCCGGCGTACATGCCATGGTGAGTAACGGTCATCAGGTGATTATTGAACAGCGGGCCGGTCTGGGCAGCGGTATTTCAGATGAGGACTATCTGGCAGCCGGGGCGCAGCTTGTGGATACCGCCAAAGAGGTATTTGACAGGGCCGACATGATAATGAAAGTCAAGGAACCCCTGCCGCCCGAGTATGATTTATTTAAAGAAGGCCAGGTACTTTTTACTTACTTGCACCTGGCACCCGAGCCGGCACTGACGCGGGCCTTGCTGCAGAAAAAAGTTGTCGGCATAGCTTATGAAACCATTCAATTGGACAACGGATCCCTCCCCTTGCTGACTCCTATGTCAGAAGTGGCAGGCCGTATGGCTATCCAAATCGGTGCCCGCTATTTAGAAAAAACCTACGGCGGCGCCGGTGTCCTGCTGGGCGGTGTTCCCGGTGTGCCGGCAGCCGAAGTTGTCATTGTCGGCGGTGGTATTGTTGGCACCAACGCAGCCAAAATGGCCATGGGTTTGGGAGCCAGCGTCACCATTCTGGATGTTAACGTGGATCGCCTGCGCTACCTGGACGACCTGTTCGGCGGCCGCATCCATACCGTAATGTCAAACAGCTACAATATTGCTGAGGCTGTTAAAAAAGCCGACCTGCTGGTGGGGGCAGTGTTAATTCCCGGGGCCAAAGCCCCCCGGCTGGTAACTGAAGAAATGGTTAAAAATATGAAGCCCGGCTCGGTTATCGTTGATGTGGCCATTGACCAGGGCGGTTCCATTGAAACCATTGACCGGGTAACCACCCACAGCGAACCAACCTACGAAAAATACGGGGTAATTCACTATTCGGTGGCTAACATGCCCGGTGCCGTAGCCCGCACTTCCACCTTTGCCCTGACCAATGTAACCTTGCCCTACGCCCTGCAGCTGGCCAACAAGGGCTGGTTGAAGGCTGTCCGGGAGAACTGTGCGTTGGCCAAAGGAGTCAATGTGGTGGACGGCCGATGCACTTTTAAGGCGGTAGCAGAAGCCCTGAATTTAGAGTATACTCCTCTGGAGAAAGTAATCGGCAGTTTATAA